The Astatotilapia calliptera chromosome 14, fAstCal1.2, whole genome shotgun sequence genome includes a region encoding these proteins:
- the LOC113035740 gene encoding zinc finger MYM-type protein 5-like, translating to MDILKFFKKESGQRSTEREKGETSAGEGEAEGVAEGEKGQQASSSQREQGETEELQQIDREAEEDQVITERGEQTGQERENDEAAAATHSTTGFDLGDKDTGPRQVKLKSYPHDTFGTQKRAFNHSWFEKHNWLEYSVNQNAAFCFPCRVFGKNIKHDSLVSNGCKNWKKALVIFGKHEMAQTHKDSVVTWKSYQGTSKQGNVAQMIATANVSEIVERREYLR from the exons ATGGATATACTCAAGTTTTTCAAGAAA GAGTCAGGGCAGAGGagcacagagagggagaagggAGAGACGTCTGCTGGAGAG GGTGAGGCAGAAGGAGTGGCTGAGGGAGAAAAAGGTCAACAGGCAAGTTCAAGTCAGAGAGAGcaaggagagacagaggagctgCAGCAAATAGATCGAGAGGCAGAGGAAGATCAAGTTAttacagagagaggagagcaaaCAGGCCAAGAGAGGGAAAATGATGAAGCAGCTGCAGCAACTCATTCTACTACAGGGTTTGATTTAGGTGACAAAGACACAGGGCCCAGACAGGTGAAGCTGAAGAGCTATCCACATGATACTTTTGGTACACAGAAGCGAGCATTTAACCACAGCTGGTTTGAAAAGCACAACTGGTTAGAATATTCAGTCAACCAGAATGCAGCTTTCTGCTTCCCATGTAGAGTGTTTggcaaaaacatcaaacatgatAGTTTGGTCAGTAACGGTTGCAAGAACTGgaagaaagctttagtcatCTTTGGCAAGCATGAGATGGCACAAACACATAAGGACAGTGTTGTTACATGGAAAAGCTACCAGGGAACTAGCAAACAGGGAAACGTTGCACAGATGATAGCAACTGCAAATGTGAGTGAGATAGTCGAAAGAAGAGAGTATCTCAGATGA